GATTTTCCGATTCTGATTCAGGGCGAAACCGGCGTCGGCAAAGAAGTGATGGCCAGATGGGTCCATAAAAACAGCCCGCGTCAGAACGGACCCTTCGTCATCATCGATGCGACGACCATACCGGAAAACCTGATTGAAAGCGAAGTCTTCGGTCACGAAAAAGGCGCCTTCACCGGCGCGGACCGCCTGAAACCCGGACGCGTGGAACTCGCCGGCGACGGAACCCTTTTTCTGGATGAGGTAGGAGAGCTGCCGCTTTCCATTCAGGCAAAGCTGCTGCGCGTTCTGGAGGAAAAAACGTTTACCCGCGTCGGCGGCAGCCGGGTTCATCAGTGCGATTTTCGCTTGATTGCCGCCACCAATCGAAACCTTGCCAAAGAGGTGCAGGCCGGCCGCTTTCGTGAAGATCTCTTCTATCGCCTGAATGTGCTTCCGTTGCAGATTCCCCCGCTAAGGGAGAGAAAAGAAGACATTATTCTATTTGCGCGGCATTTTCTGGAAATTTCGTGTAAACGCCTGAAACGCCCTTCGCCCCCCATTACCCCCGCCGATGTTTCGGCTTTGCTCACATATCCCTGGCCGGGAAATATTCGGGAGCTGAAAAATATTATCGAAAGGGCGGCCCTGCTTTCAAGCGACAACGAGTTGGAGTTGCAACTGGTCGCCGTAACAAAACATCAATCAGTTCAAGCTTTTGAGGACATGCCGACGATGACCGATTTACAGCGCCGATATATCGCCCATGTATTGGCGGCAACCGGCGGGCGTATCAGCGGGCCGAACGGTGCCGCGGAAATTCTCGGCATGAAACGCACCACACTTTACTCTCGGATGAAAAAACTGGGGATGCCTTTGGATAACGAACATGGCGATAGCCTGTTTGCGGAATCTTCTTGAAAGATGTCACAGGCTATTACAGCCCCTTAGCGCTGGGGACTTATCTCACCGTTTTCATCCGTAATAATTAAGCGGCTGGCATATAAAAAAAACAGTCCGCCCAGAGGTAGCAAAAAAACGGCGCATTGTATCCCTATTCGCAAAGAATCCGTTCCAAACTCAGCACTCAACAGATCGCTGATGTATCCGATCAGGGCGGGGCATATTCCCAGACCGAAAAAATTCACCAATAAAATGACAATAGCCACCGTCATCGCCCGGATACTCGAATCCACCGAGTGGTGAATCAACGAAAAACAAGGCGCTACATGCGCAAAAATCAGAATGTACAGGCAGGTCACACACCCATAAAAAAGGGCAAGGTTTTTGGTCGTCACCGCCGTCAGGAAAAACGGAATCGCTGCAAAAGCAATGATGCCAGGCAGGTAAGCCAGCCAACGCGCATTACGTTTATAAAGTCTGTCTGATACGGGGCCGGACGCCAAGGTTCCAAAAATCCCCGCGATCATAGATATAATCCCCAATCCCAGGCCGATTTGACTGAAGCTCAATTCAAAGCTGCGATGAATAAAGGTGGGTAACCACACCACGATGATGGAATACATAAAGGATACACAGGCAATATGGCCCATGCAGGTTGCCCTGAAAAGTTTGTTGTGCAGGAGTAAGCTCGCGGTTTGTCTGATGGAAGGTTCCGCTTGGGCATTCCCCTGTTTTCCTTTTTTAGGACGAGGCGGTTCTTTCAACCACAATTTCGCCGCAGCCGCGATCAAAAGACCCGGAAGCCCTATGGCAATAAGGGTTACTCGCCAGCCATAGGCATCGGCCAACCATCCGCCGGCAAACATGGCCGCCGCCGAACCAAAGGGTTGCGCGACATGGTATATGGCCATCACTTTCGATCGGTCTTCGGGTTTATAGGTGTCCACCATTATGGAGTGAGCGCAAGGCGCACATCCCGCCTCACCGATACCAACCCCCATCCGCGCAAAAATCAACATGATGAAATTGACAGCCAAGCCGGAAAGCATCGTCATCACACTCCAAATAGTGAGGCAAATGGCGATCAGGTTGACTCGATTTTTTCGGTCCGCCAGATGCCCGATGGGAATCCCCATCAAGCCGTAAAAAAAGGCAAATGCCAGTCCGGACATCAGCGCCAGCTCCAAGTCGGAGAGTTTCAAATCTTGTTTGATCAGATCCAGCACCACATTAAGCGCATTTCTGTCCATGATACTGAACATATAGATAACGCTAAGCATCATCGCCGGGCCGTATTTGACTAATTTGGTTTCTTTCATGGGATAGAACTTCCGATTAAATTTCAATCATCATTCAACAACAACCTCAGAACGGCTTAAGCGAGTTGGCCGTCCTCCTATCTTTGATACCCATACATCATCATATCGACCGGCTCAAGGTTGAAAATATTTTTATCCAGCAAGCCCGGAATTAATGGCAAACGGCAGGATAGAGATATATGAAAACACCGCCCGGGATAGAAGCAGCGGAAGGCTGGCATTTAAACGATGGCTTACTTGGCGCCCATCCGGGAATCGCTCACTTTTACGGGTTGTAGCATTAGACGAAAATTTTAACCTTTGGAATACCCGATGTATGCCTATGGTTAAAATTTTCGCCTTCCTTAAACTCGAAAAAAATTATCCTGTAACCGGAAAATCACTATCT
The Desulfobacterales bacterium genome window above contains:
- a CDS encoding MFS transporter; the protein is MKETKLVKYGPAMMLSVIYMFSIMDRNALNVVLDLIKQDLKLSDLELALMSGLAFAFFYGLMGIPIGHLADRKNRVNLIAICLTIWSVMTMLSGLAVNFIMLIFARMGVGIGEAGCAPCAHSIMVDTYKPEDRSKVMAIYHVAQPFGSAAAMFAGGWLADAYGWRVTLIAIGLPGLLIAAAAKLWLKEPPRPKKGKQGNAQAEPSIRQTASLLLHNKLFRATCMGHIACVSFMYSIIVVWLPTFIHRSFELSFSQIGLGLGIISMIAGIFGTLASGPVSDRLYKRNARWLAYLPGIIAFAAIPFFLTAVTTKNLALFYGCVTCLYILIFAHVAPCFSLIHHSVDSSIRAMTVAIVILLVNFFGLGICPALIGYISDLLSAEFGTDSLRIGIQCAVFLLPLGGLFFLYASRLIITDENGEISPQR